The Candidatus Pelagibacter sp. IMCC9063 genome has a window encoding:
- a CDS encoding (deoxy)nucleoside triphosphate pyrophosphohydrolase produces the protein MKIVFVSSCILLKKNKILITKRPTGKPFPHYWEFPGGKLERGESFYDAIIRELEEELGIKVKSKDLSIIDNVSHSYELNSIVIMAVFYMRKWTGIVKAKENQQIQWLAAADLCKVKFLEGSKTIIDKINANLYGLNHE, from the coding sequence GTGAAGATTGTATTTGTATCTTCTTGCATTCTGCTTAAAAAAAATAAAATTTTAATCACCAAAAGACCTACAGGCAAACCCTTTCCTCATTACTGGGAATTCCCTGGTGGAAAATTAGAAAGAGGAGAAAGTTTTTACGATGCTATTATTAGAGAGTTAGAAGAAGAGTTGGGAATTAAAGTCAAAAGCAAAGACCTCTCAATTATTGACAATGTCTCACATAGCTATGAATTAAATAGCATTGTTATAATGGCTGTTTTTTACATGAGAAAATGGACCGGAATAGTGAAAGCTAAGGAGAATCAGCAAATTCAATGGTTAGCTGCGGCAGACTTGTGTAAGGTAAAATTTTTAGAAGGTAGTAAAACAATAATA
- the argJ gene encoding bifunctional glutamate N-acetyltransferase/amino-acid acetyltransferase ArgJ, producing MAIKFSEIFGIKGQQGKTTKDLPAIEGMELSTASADLYKKQRDDVCFFYFKEGATFAGVYTKSSTKSHCIVWNKSITSKKIKALFVNTKNANTLNGQQGYIAIKELAYLISRNKNISQKDILFASTGVIGEKFPLLKIKYSIDKLMERSVKPNKFEWIGAANAIMTTDTIAKMAYESFDVNNKKINISGIAKGSGMVFPNMGTMFGFIFTDANISSPVLNYFLKKNVEETFNAISVDGDTSTNDMVLLFSTNKSKNKLITNKNSPAAKIFEQKLKIVMLDLAKQIVADGEGSQKFITINITNCKNKNLAKTIGFSIANSPLVKTAIAAEDPNWGRIMMAIGKASPDIKMEKVSLKIGPTSIFRNGEIVKNYKESDVKEHMKNKEILIHVDMRSGKNNFSVYTCDLTKKYISINADYRS from the coding sequence ATGGCAATAAAATTTAGTGAAATTTTTGGCATTAAAGGCCAGCAAGGCAAGACTACTAAAGACCTTCCAGCAATAGAAGGGATGGAATTATCAACTGCTTCTGCGGATCTCTATAAAAAGCAAAGAGACGATGTTTGTTTTTTTTATTTTAAAGAAGGGGCTACTTTTGCAGGCGTTTATACAAAATCGTCAACCAAATCTCATTGCATTGTATGGAATAAAAGTATCACATCAAAAAAAATCAAAGCTCTTTTTGTAAATACAAAAAATGCAAACACTTTAAATGGACAGCAAGGGTATATTGCCATCAAAGAACTCGCTTATTTAATTTCCAGAAATAAAAATATTTCTCAAAAAGATATTTTGTTTGCTTCGACGGGGGTGATTGGTGAAAAATTTCCTCTTCTTAAAATTAAATATTCTATAGACAAGCTAATGGAAAGATCAGTAAAGCCCAATAAATTTGAATGGATTGGTGCAGCTAACGCGATAATGACAACTGATACAATTGCCAAGATGGCTTATGAATCTTTCGATGTTAATAATAAAAAAATTAATATTTCAGGAATTGCAAAAGGATCTGGCATGGTTTTTCCTAACATGGGAACCATGTTTGGTTTTATATTTACAGATGCAAATATTTCCTCCCCTGTGTTAAATTATTTTTTAAAAAAAAATGTAGAAGAAACTTTTAATGCCATTTCAGTGGATGGCGATACATCAACCAATGATATGGTTTTGTTATTTTCTACGAATAAGTCAAAAAATAAATTAATAACAAATAAAAACTCTCCAGCAGCAAAAATATTTGAGCAAAAATTAAAAATAGTTATGCTGGATCTTGCAAAACAAATTGTTGCTGATGGCGAGGGATCTCAAAAATTTATAACCATTAATATAACTAATTGTAAAAATAAAAATTTAGCAAAAACTATTGGATTTTCAATCGCGAATTCCCCTCTGGTAAAAACAGCAATTGCAGCAGAGGATCCTAATTGGGGTAGAATAATGATGGCGATCGGCAAAGCCAGTCCTGATATAAAAATGGAAAAAGTGTCATTAAAAATTGGGCCAACTTCAATTTTTAGAAATGGAGAGATTGTAAAAAATTACAAAGAGTCAGATGTGAAAGAGCACATGAAGAATAAAGAGATTTTAATCCATGTGGATATGAGATCGGGTAAAAATAATTTTTCAGTTTACACTTGTGATTTGACCAAAAAATATATTTCAATTAATGCAGACTATCGAAGTTAG
- the secA gene encoding preprotein translocase subunit SecA has translation MLKNLNFLKKIFGSTNQRKISALNSTVEQINKLEESFIKLSDTELKSKTNEFKKRLQDKDTLDIILPEAFAAVREASKRVIGQRHFDVQLMGGIILHQGKISEMKTGEGKTLVATLPVYLNSLQEKGVHVVTVNDYLAKRDSEWMGQIYQFLGLSVGCLTANVQDEDREKIYNCDVVYGTNNEFAFDYLRDNMKLSLDEMVQRDFHYCIVDEVDSILIDEARTPLIISGPSETDSSNYFVCNKLVQELKATDYQVDEKDKNINLTDSGIDSVESKLSKMKLLQGSNFYDPSNLSLVHHINQSLKANILFIKDKDYILRDNQVQIIDEFTGRVLEGRRYGDGLHQAIEAKEGVPIQSENQTFASTTYQNYFRLYKKLAGMTGTAITEAEEFYDIYRLDVVEVPTNVVMSRKDLNDQIFRTEKEKLNAIVQDIKEARNNKQPVLVGTTSIEKSEKISNILKQEGIKHSVLNAKQHEKEAEIIQLAGCPESVTIATNMAGRGTDIQLGGNLDVRLKNATDNESEKKLHKQDKEAVIQSGGLFVIGTERHESRRIDNQLRGRSGRQGDAGKTIFYLSLEDDLMRIFGSEKIDYMLQKLGFKEGESIDHPWINKALEKAQQKVEARNFDIRKTILQFDDVMSDQRRVIYEQRLDVMKTENIYSIVDNIFKEIIDNILLQSTHLEEDNERKENIKNKIERVCGIRMSDLDFKNFISSSKQKKVELLEKNFKSKRASRIDKITEINNQDIERKIFLQNLDFEWRNHLQYLEQLRQSVGLRGYGQKNPLDEYKRESFGLFQNLLDKIKENLILFLSNLEVSLDETKNKNEPTDKALEQNKIEGCLLSSNPKEKISRNEKCPATGKKFKHCCGSLV, from the coding sequence ATGTTGAAAAATTTAAATTTTCTAAAAAAAATTTTTGGTTCCACCAACCAGCGAAAAATTTCTGCTTTAAACTCTACAGTTGAGCAGATCAATAAGTTGGAAGAGTCATTTATAAAACTATCTGACACAGAGCTAAAAAGTAAAACTAATGAATTCAAAAAAAGACTCCAAGACAAAGATACCCTCGATATAATTTTGCCTGAAGCTTTCGCAGCAGTTCGTGAGGCTAGTAAAAGAGTAATTGGTCAAAGACATTTTGATGTTCAGTTAATGGGTGGAATTATTCTACATCAAGGAAAAATTTCTGAGATGAAAACAGGTGAGGGGAAAACGCTAGTTGCGACACTTCCTGTATATTTAAATAGTTTACAAGAAAAAGGAGTTCACGTTGTAACCGTAAATGACTACCTAGCAAAAAGAGATTCGGAATGGATGGGTCAGATTTATCAGTTTTTAGGGTTAAGCGTTGGTTGTTTAACAGCAAATGTCCAAGACGAAGATAGGGAAAAAATTTACAATTGTGATGTAGTGTATGGAACAAACAATGAGTTTGCTTTCGATTACTTGCGAGACAACATGAAGCTTTCTCTTGATGAGATGGTTCAAAGAGATTTTCATTACTGCATTGTAGATGAAGTAGACAGCATTCTAATTGATGAAGCTAGAACTCCACTAATAATATCAGGTCCCTCTGAAACAGACTCTTCTAATTATTTTGTATGTAATAAGCTTGTTCAAGAACTAAAGGCAACTGATTACCAGGTTGATGAAAAAGATAAGAATATTAACTTAACAGACTCTGGCATCGATTCGGTTGAATCAAAACTTTCAAAGATGAAACTTTTACAAGGTAGTAACTTTTACGATCCTAGCAATTTATCTCTTGTTCATCATATTAACCAATCTCTTAAAGCGAATATTTTATTCATCAAAGACAAAGATTACATCTTAAGAGATAATCAAGTTCAAATTATTGATGAATTTACTGGAAGAGTGTTGGAGGGAAGAAGATATGGAGATGGATTACATCAGGCAATAGAAGCAAAAGAGGGAGTTCCTATTCAAAGTGAAAATCAAACTTTTGCATCTACTACCTACCAAAACTATTTTAGACTTTATAAAAAACTTGCAGGAATGACAGGTACCGCCATAACAGAAGCAGAAGAATTTTATGACATCTATAGACTGGATGTAGTTGAAGTTCCTACGAATGTAGTGATGTCTCGTAAAGATTTAAATGATCAGATTTTTAGAACTGAGAAAGAAAAATTAAATGCAATTGTGCAAGATATTAAAGAAGCTCGTAATAATAAGCAGCCTGTTTTAGTGGGCACAACTAGTATAGAAAAATCAGAAAAAATATCCAACATATTAAAACAAGAAGGGATTAAGCATAGTGTCCTTAATGCTAAGCAGCATGAAAAGGAGGCTGAAATTATTCAATTAGCTGGGTGTCCTGAATCAGTAACTATCGCAACAAATATGGCTGGAAGAGGAACCGACATTCAGTTGGGGGGAAATCTAGACGTTAGATTAAAGAATGCAACTGATAACGAATCTGAAAAAAAATTACATAAACAAGATAAGGAGGCAGTCATCCAATCAGGGGGGCTGTTTGTAATAGGAACTGAAAGACATGAAAGCAGAAGAATAGATAATCAGCTAAGAGGTCGATCGGGAAGACAGGGAGATGCTGGAAAAACTATTTTTTATTTAAGTCTTGAAGACGACCTCATGAGGATTTTTGGATCAGAAAAAATTGACTATATGTTGCAAAAATTAGGATTTAAAGAGGGAGAGTCAATTGATCATCCTTGGATTAATAAAGCTCTTGAAAAAGCTCAACAAAAAGTTGAAGCAAGAAATTTTGATATTAGAAAAACTATTCTTCAATTTGATGACGTGATGAGTGACCAAAGAAGAGTTATCTATGAACAAAGATTAGATGTTATGAAAACCGAAAATATTTACTCTATTGTAGATAATATTTTCAAAGAAATAATTGATAACATACTTTTGCAGAGCACTCATTTAGAAGAAGATAATGAAAGAAAAGAAAATATTAAAAATAAGATTGAAAGAGTGTGTGGAATTAGAATGTCCGATCTTGATTTTAAAAATTTTATTTCAAGTTCAAAACAAAAAAAAGTAGAGCTTTTAGAAAAAAATTTTAAGAGTAAAAGAGCATCAAGAATTGATAAAATAACAGAAATCAACAATCAGGATATTGAGAGAAAAATATTCTTACAAAACTTAGATTTTGAATGGAGAAATCACCTTCAATATTTAGAGCAGCTTAGGCAATCTGTTGGTTTAAGAGGGTATGGTCAAAAAAATCCTCTAGATGAATACAAAAGAGAAAGCTTTGGATTGTTTCAAAATCTATTAGATAAAATTAAAGAAAATCTAATACTTTTTTTATCAAACCTAGAAGTATCTTTAGATGAAACCAAAAATAAGAACGAACCTACCGATAAAGCATTAGAGCAAAATAAAATTGAAGGCTGTTTATTATCTAGTAATCCTAAAGAAAAAATTTCAAGGAATGAAAAGTGTCCTGCGACTGGAAAAAAATTCAAACATTGTTGTGGATCTTTAGTATAA
- a CDS encoding acetyl-CoA carboxylase carboxyltransferase subunit alpha, which produces MQYLDFEKELEQLDSNIENLKNPFENTGLSSLNNEEIQKAQSEIDKKTSVIYQSLDGWKKTKVARHSERPKSNFYIENIFEHFQPISGDRLFGEDEAIIAGFAKLENQSVLVLGQEKGSDTESRLKRNFGMMRPEGYRKCIRLMKLAEKFKIPVITFIDTPGAYPGKGAEERGQAEAIAKSIDCCLSVSQPIISVVIGEGGSGGAIALATSNKVLMLEHAIYSVISPEGCASILWKDASKSKEAAESMQITAQNLLGHQIIDEIIQEPLGGAHRNPKEAAIHIKQSLVENLKSFSGKSADEILKERKNKFLSIGTKLPEEINIFNHENAMYFSRKSFIKNKKAFIILGASVLVAAIMWWLY; this is translated from the coding sequence ATGCAGTATTTAGACTTTGAAAAAGAGCTTGAGCAGCTAGATTCCAACATAGAGAATCTAAAAAATCCTTTTGAAAATACGGGACTGTCTTCCTTAAATAATGAAGAAATACAAAAAGCACAGTCCGAAATTGATAAAAAAACGAGTGTAATTTATCAAAGTCTTGATGGATGGAAAAAAACTAAAGTTGCAAGACATAGTGAGAGACCTAAGTCGAATTTTTATATTGAAAATATTTTTGAACATTTTCAGCCTATCTCAGGAGATCGGCTGTTTGGTGAGGATGAGGCTATCATCGCCGGTTTTGCAAAGTTAGAAAATCAATCCGTTTTAGTTTTGGGTCAGGAAAAAGGAAGTGATACAGAAAGTAGATTAAAAAGAAATTTTGGCATGATGCGTCCAGAGGGTTACAGAAAATGCATTCGTTTAATGAAATTAGCTGAAAAATTTAAGATTCCAGTAATAACTTTTATTGATACTCCAGGTGCTTATCCAGGAAAAGGAGCAGAAGAGAGAGGTCAAGCGGAGGCAATAGCAAAGTCTATTGATTGTTGTCTTTCAGTTTCACAACCAATTATATCGGTAGTGATTGGGGAGGGTGGATCCGGCGGTGCCATTGCACTTGCTACTTCCAATAAAGTTTTGATGCTTGAGCATGCTATTTATTCAGTCATTTCTCCAGAAGGATGTGCTTCTATTTTATGGAAGGATGCATCTAAATCAAAAGAGGCAGCAGAATCTATGCAAATAACTGCACAAAATTTATTAGGCCATCAGATAATAGACGAGATTATACAAGAGCCGCTTGGAGGAGCCCACAGAAACCCCAAAGAAGCCGCGATACACATCAAGCAAAGTTTAGTAGAAAATTTAAAGTCCTTTTCTGGAAAAAGCGCAGATGAAATTCTTAAAGAAAGAAAAAATAAATTTCTATCCATTGGTACAAAGCTGCCAGAGGAAATTAATATATTTAACCACGAAAATGCAATGTATTTCTCAAGAAAAAGTTTTATTAAGAATAAAAAAGCATTTATTATTTTGGGAGCTTCGGTTTTAGTAGCTGCTATAATGTGGTGGTTATACTAA